In the Telopea speciosissima isolate NSW1024214 ecotype Mountain lineage chromosome 2, Tspe_v1, whole genome shotgun sequence genome, one interval contains:
- the LOC122650669 gene encoding something about silencing protein 10-like, with translation MAHDDDDDGDDGDDDAEVIPKAESEASSSEQEIHEKEEVDDFTRVTPKLLKVVSALDIGQSLSKEISLIHIGGDTDDSTDEADDMEVYKEWMEYAEEEQGPESAEEGFHTMEWVNNIGNDNSDDPTDLIQPILLSDDESRDDEEISSPEAPRGEWTVSREDFDRWSMSIFYQTSDILDITTNTQEILYKATSLFPNLVCSSFATRCERLVMPNENDILARTLHKLKNMAWLANALAHDLFRDPPEDLALFLDTLSYPEPLRRSEVWEAWVNDINLGESHIDPTDNIHPMEIDNGEDSGREDSSKENESEQEFGPRELDDEESERWEESEEESSDEREEPYRPVTCLDKYENICGPTP, from the exons ATGGcacatgatgatgatgatgatggcgacgatggtgatgatgatgctgaGGTTATTCCGAAGGCTGAGAGCGAGGCTTCATCCTCCG AGCAAGAAATCCATGAAAAGGAAGAAGTGGATGATTTCACACGAGTGACACCTAAGCTTCTCAAAGTAGTGTCGGCATTGGACATAGGACAATCTCTGTCAAAAGAAATCTCTCTTATACATATAGGGGGAGACACTGATGATAGTACGGATGAAGCTGATGACATGGAAGTTTATAAAGAATGGATGGAATATGCCGAAGAAGAGCAAGGCCCTGAGTCGGCCGAAGAAGGATTCCACACAATGGAGTGGGTAAACAACATTGGGAATGATAATAGTGATGATCCCACCGATCTCATCCAACCAATTTTGTTGAGTGACGATGAAAgtagagatgatgaggagatatcatcccCTGAAGCTCCAAGAGGAGAATGGACTGTGTCTAGAGAAGACTTTGATCGTTGGAGCATGAGTATCTTTTATCAGACGTCAGACATACTAGACATCACCACTAATACTCAGGAAATCCTCTACAAGGCCACTTCCCTATTCCCGAATTTGGTGTGCAGTAGTTTTGCAACACGATGTGAAAGGCTAGTAATGCCAAACGAAAATGACATACTTGCTCGGACTCTACATAAGTTAAAGAATATGGCTTGGCTGGCCAATGCCCTGGCACATGATCTTTTCAGAGACCCTCCAGAAGATCTTGCACTCTTCTTGGATACTCTATCATACCCCGAACCTCTAAGGAGAAGTGAAGTGTGGGAAGCATGGGTCAATGACATCAATCTGGGAGAATCTCACATTGACCCGACAGATAACATCCATCCTATGGAGATTGACAATGGAGAGGACTCAGGAAGAGAAGATTCatccaaagaaaatgaaagcGAACAGGAATTTGGACCCAGAGAGTTAGACGATGAAGAGTCAGAACGGTGGGAAGAATCTGAAGAAGAGAGTTCTGATGAAAGGGAAGAGCCTTATCGGCCGGTGACATGTCTTGACAAGTACGAGAATATTTGTGGGCCAACACCATAG